The following coding sequences are from one Coffea arabica cultivar ET-39 chromosome 11e, Coffea Arabica ET-39 HiFi, whole genome shotgun sequence window:
- the LOC113716403 gene encoding uncharacterized protein isoform X4 translates to MPHDRHWAPFHAVMAIPLLVAFELLLCIYLENHDAVNLKIVFLPLLAFETAILVDNVRMCRALMPGEEESMSDEAIWETLPHFWVAISMVFFIAATIFTLLKLCGDVAALGWWDLFINYGVAECFAFLICTKWHNPAIHRRSHVRPASSSAATVTHLSWNSGLVVSSDEDYQQSRLCSLQDIGGHVMKVPLIGFQILLFMRLEGTPSSARHIPIPVLFAPLLLLQGAGFLFAIYRFVEKLIMLLHSDTGAGIYFRISTPVCNYLGFMHHGSRLLGWWSIDESSSEEQARLYYAGTSGYSTFSPDAVKKMPKSELAEEIWRLQAALSEQTEVTKFSQEEFERLQNEKILCRVCFEEQIDTVLLPCRHHILCSTCSEKCKKCPVCRVYIEERMPVYDV, encoded by the exons ATGCCACATGATCGCCAT TGGGCACCATTTCATGCTGTCATGGCGATACCATTGCTTGTTGCTTTTGAGCTACTTCTCTGTATATATCTCGAGAACCATGATG CTGTGAATCTGAAGATTGTATTTTTGCCCTTGCTAGCATTTGAAACAGCAATTTTGGTTGATAATGTTAG GATGTGCAGGGCTTTAATGCCAGGGGAGGAGGAAAGCATGAGCGATGAAGCAATATGGGAAACCCTGCCT CACTTTTGGGTGGCAATCTCCATGGTCTTTTTTATTGCTGCAACAATCTTCACTCTGTTGAAGCTGTGTG GTGATGTTGCTGCTCTTGGTTGGTGGGACTTGTTCATTAACTATGG TGTTGCAGAGTGTTTTGCCTTTCTTATTTGCACAAAGTGGCATAATCCTGCAATTCATAGACGTTCCCATGTTAGACCAGCCAGCTCATCTGCAGCAACAGTTACGCATCTAAGCTGGAATAGTGGATTAGTAGTATCCTCAGATGAAGATTATCAACAGAGTAGGCTGTGCAGCTTGCAGGACATTGGTGGGCATGTGATGAAAGTTCCTCTAATAGGTTTCCAGATCCTGCTTTTCATGCGCTTAGAG GGAACACCATCCAGTGCTAGACATATACCAATTCCAGTCCTCTTTGCTCCCCTTTTGTTGCTGCAAGGAGCTGGGTTTTTATTTGCTATCTATCGCTTTGTGGAGAAACTTATTATGCTCCTGCATAGTGATACTGGTGCAGGAATCTATTTTAGGATATCCACACCtgtttgtaattatttggggtTTATGCATCATGGATCAAG GTTGTTGGGTTGGTGGTCAATTGATGAATCAAGTAGCGAAGAGCAAGCACGCCTTTATTATGCTGGAACATCAGG GTACAGCACATTCTCACCCGATGCTGTAAAGAAAATGCCAAAATCTGAACTGGCCGAGGAG ATATGGAGGCTACAAGCAGCATTGAGTGAGCAAACAGAGGTCACTAAGTTTAGCCAGGAGGAGTTTGAAAGACTTCAAAAT GAAAAAATTCTATGTAGAGTTTGCTTTGAGGAGCAGATAGATACAGTTCTGCTTCCTTGTAGGCATCACATTCTTTGCAG CACCTGCAGtgaaaagtgcaaaaagtgcCCTGTGTGCCGTGTATATATCGAGGAACGCATGCCTGTATATGATGTGTAG
- the LOC113716403 gene encoding uncharacterized protein isoform X2 — translation MSWRRVLKSLQAVLAHGFLFTFTLLLALKLDRTLHHSWWVIFLPLWLFHVVVARGRFSLPAPSMPHDRHWAPFHAVMAIPLLVAFELLLCIYLENHDAVNLKIVFLPLLAFETAILVDNVRMCRALMPGEEESMSDEAIWETLPHFWVAISMVFFIAATIFTLLKLCGDVAALGWWDLFINYGVAECFAFLICTKWHNPAIHRRSHVRPASSSAATVTHLSWNSGLVVSSDEDYQQSRLCSLQDIGGHVMKVPLIGFQILLFMRLEGTPSSARHIPIPVLFAPLLLLQGAGFLFAIYRFVEKLIMLLHSDTGAGIYFRISTPVCNYLGFMHHGSRLLGWWSIDESSSEEQARLYYAGTSGYSTFSPDAVKKMPKSELAEEIWRLQAALSEQTEVTKFSQEEFERLQNAIRHPDVMVQFSQDCKKAVISNKFTSAQLGPCSVSH, via the exons ATGAGTTGGAGAAGAGTTCTCAAGTCTTTGCAAGCAGTTTTAGCTCATGGGTTCCTCTTCACTTTCACTCTTCTTCTCGCTCTAAAGCTTGATCGAACGCTTCATCATTCTTGGTG GGtcatttttcttcctctctgGTTGTTTCATGTAGTAGTAGCAAGGGGTAGATTCTCTTTACCTGCTCCTTCGATGCCACATGATCGCCAT TGGGCACCATTTCATGCTGTCATGGCGATACCATTGCTTGTTGCTTTTGAGCTACTTCTCTGTATATATCTCGAGAACCATGATG CTGTGAATCTGAAGATTGTATTTTTGCCCTTGCTAGCATTTGAAACAGCAATTTTGGTTGATAATGTTAG GATGTGCAGGGCTTTAATGCCAGGGGAGGAGGAAAGCATGAGCGATGAAGCAATATGGGAAACCCTGCCT CACTTTTGGGTGGCAATCTCCATGGTCTTTTTTATTGCTGCAACAATCTTCACTCTGTTGAAGCTGTGTG GTGATGTTGCTGCTCTTGGTTGGTGGGACTTGTTCATTAACTATGG TGTTGCAGAGTGTTTTGCCTTTCTTATTTGCACAAAGTGGCATAATCCTGCAATTCATAGACGTTCCCATGTTAGACCAGCCAGCTCATCTGCAGCAACAGTTACGCATCTAAGCTGGAATAGTGGATTAGTAGTATCCTCAGATGAAGATTATCAACAGAGTAGGCTGTGCAGCTTGCAGGACATTGGTGGGCATGTGATGAAAGTTCCTCTAATAGGTTTCCAGATCCTGCTTTTCATGCGCTTAGAG GGAACACCATCCAGTGCTAGACATATACCAATTCCAGTCCTCTTTGCTCCCCTTTTGTTGCTGCAAGGAGCTGGGTTTTTATTTGCTATCTATCGCTTTGTGGAGAAACTTATTATGCTCCTGCATAGTGATACTGGTGCAGGAATCTATTTTAGGATATCCACACCtgtttgtaattatttggggtTTATGCATCATGGATCAAG GTTGTTGGGTTGGTGGTCAATTGATGAATCAAGTAGCGAAGAGCAAGCACGCCTTTATTATGCTGGAACATCAGG GTACAGCACATTCTCACCCGATGCTGTAAAGAAAATGCCAAAATCTGAACTGGCCGAGGAG ATATGGAGGCTACAAGCAGCATTGAGTGAGCAAACAGAGGTCACTAAGTTTAGCCAGGAGGAGTTTGAAAGACTTCAAAAT GCGATAAGGCATCCAGATGTCATGGTCCAGTTCTCCCAAGATTGCAAAAAGGCAGTAATTTCAAACAAATTTACGAGTGCACAACTTGGACCATGTTCAGTGTCCCACTAA
- the LOC113715452 gene encoding transcription factor bHLH30-like isoform X2 has protein sequence MQQHNSTDAYLAAAGGGRSSGGGGLMFPEVSPILPWTIPQVHSFNPVHQFRDHDPFLLPPPPSPYGGLFNRRPPPPGLQFAYEGSSSDHLRLISDTCLGQVVQASSAAPFGLQAELQKMTAQEIMDAKALAASKSHSEAERRRRERINNHLAKLRSLLPNTTKTDKASLLAEVIQHVKELKRQTSLIAESTPVPTEIDELTVDNASDEDGKLVIRASLCCEDRSDLLPDLIKTLKSLRLRTLKAEITTLGGRVKNVLFITGEDDTDSDDQQQQQQQYSISSIQEALKAVMEKTNGDESGSGNVKRQRTNINILEHRSL, from the exons ATGCAGCAACACAACAGTACTGATGCATACTTGGCAGCTGCTGGTGGAGGAAGGTCATCAGGAGGAGGAGGACTGATGTTCCCAGAAGTATCACCAATCTTGCCATGGACAATCCCTCAAGTTCACAGCTTCAATCCAGTTCATCAGTTTCGCGATCACGACCCTTTTCTTCTCCCTCCACCACCATCACCCTACGGGGGTTTATTCAATAGGAGACCTCCTCCTCCTGGTCTGCAGTTTGCGTATGAGGGTTCATCATCAGACCATCTCAGGCTTATTTCTGACACCTGTTTAGGTCAAGTGGTTCAAGCTAGTTCAGCAGCTCCTTTTGGGCTTCAAGCTGAGTTGCAAAAAATGACTGCTCAAGAGATCATGGATGCTAAAGCTCTAGCTGCTTCCAAAAGTCATAGTGAAGCTGAGAGGAGACGAAGGGAAAGAATCAATAATCATCTTGCTAAGCTTCGCAGCTTGCTCCCTAATACCACCAAA ACGGATAAGGCATCATTGCTGGCTGAAGTAATACAACATGTGAAGGAGCTAAAGAGGCAGACTTCTTTGATAGCTGAATCAACACCAGTTCCAACTGAGATTGATGAGTTAACAGTTGATAATGCGTCTGATGAGGACGGTAAGTTGGTGATAAGAGCTTCATTGTGCTGCGAAGACAGGTCTGATCTCTTGCCTGATCTCATTAAGACATTAAAGAGTCTGAGGTTGAGAACACTGAAGGCTGAAATAACAACTCTTGGTGGTAGAGTTAAGAATGTTTTGTTCATCACTGGGGAGGATGATACAGACAGTGATgaccagcagcagcagcagcaacagtACTCTATCAGCTCAATACAGGAAGCCCTTAAAGCAGTTATGGAGAAAACCAACGGTGATGAGTCCGGTTCAGGGAATGTTAAGAGACAAAGAACCAACATAAATATCCTTGAACATAGGTCCCTTTAA
- the LOC113716403 gene encoding uncharacterized protein isoform X3, translating to MSWRRVLKSLQAVLAHGFLFTFTLLLALKLDRTLHHSWWVIFLPLWLFHVVVARGRFSLPAPSMPHDRHWAPFHAVMAIPLLVAFELLLCIYLENHDAVNLKIVFLPLLAFETAILVDNVRMCRALMPGEEESMSDEAIWETLPHFWVAISMVFFIAATIFTLLKLCECFAFLICTKWHNPAIHRRSHVRPASSSAATVTHLSWNSGLVVSSDEDYQQSRLCSLQDIGGHVMKVPLIGFQILLFMRLEGTPSSARHIPIPVLFAPLLLLQGAGFLFAIYRFVEKLIMLLHSDTGAGIYFRISTPVCNYLGFMHHGSRLLGWWSIDESSSEEQARLYYAGTSGYSTFSPDAVKKMPKSELAEEIWRLQAALSEQTEVTKFSQEEFERLQNEKILCRVCFEEQIDTVLLPCRHHILCSTCSEKCKKCPVCRVYIEERMPVYDV from the exons ATGAGTTGGAGAAGAGTTCTCAAGTCTTTGCAAGCAGTTTTAGCTCATGGGTTCCTCTTCACTTTCACTCTTCTTCTCGCTCTAAAGCTTGATCGAACGCTTCATCATTCTTGGTG GGtcatttttcttcctctctgGTTGTTTCATGTAGTAGTAGCAAGGGGTAGATTCTCTTTACCTGCTCCTTCGATGCCACATGATCGCCAT TGGGCACCATTTCATGCTGTCATGGCGATACCATTGCTTGTTGCTTTTGAGCTACTTCTCTGTATATATCTCGAGAACCATGATG CTGTGAATCTGAAGATTGTATTTTTGCCCTTGCTAGCATTTGAAACAGCAATTTTGGTTGATAATGTTAG GATGTGCAGGGCTTTAATGCCAGGGGAGGAGGAAAGCATGAGCGATGAAGCAATATGGGAAACCCTGCCT CACTTTTGGGTGGCAATCTCCATGGTCTTTTTTATTGCTGCAACAATCTTCACTCTGTTGAAGCTGTGTG AGTGTTTTGCCTTTCTTATTTGCACAAAGTGGCATAATCCTGCAATTCATAGACGTTCCCATGTTAGACCAGCCAGCTCATCTGCAGCAACAGTTACGCATCTAAGCTGGAATAGTGGATTAGTAGTATCCTCAGATGAAGATTATCAACAGAGTAGGCTGTGCAGCTTGCAGGACATTGGTGGGCATGTGATGAAAGTTCCTCTAATAGGTTTCCAGATCCTGCTTTTCATGCGCTTAGAG GGAACACCATCCAGTGCTAGACATATACCAATTCCAGTCCTCTTTGCTCCCCTTTTGTTGCTGCAAGGAGCTGGGTTTTTATTTGCTATCTATCGCTTTGTGGAGAAACTTATTATGCTCCTGCATAGTGATACTGGTGCAGGAATCTATTTTAGGATATCCACACCtgtttgtaattatttggggtTTATGCATCATGGATCAAG GTTGTTGGGTTGGTGGTCAATTGATGAATCAAGTAGCGAAGAGCAAGCACGCCTTTATTATGCTGGAACATCAGG GTACAGCACATTCTCACCCGATGCTGTAAAGAAAATGCCAAAATCTGAACTGGCCGAGGAG ATATGGAGGCTACAAGCAGCATTGAGTGAGCAAACAGAGGTCACTAAGTTTAGCCAGGAGGAGTTTGAAAGACTTCAAAAT GAAAAAATTCTATGTAGAGTTTGCTTTGAGGAGCAGATAGATACAGTTCTGCTTCCTTGTAGGCATCACATTCTTTGCAG CACCTGCAGtgaaaagtgcaaaaagtgcCCTGTGTGCCGTGTATATATCGAGGAACGCATGCCTGTATATGATGTGTAG
- the LOC113716403 gene encoding uncharacterized protein isoform X1, whose product MSWRRVLKSLQAVLAHGFLFTFTLLLALKLDRTLHHSWWVIFLPLWLFHVVVARGRFSLPAPSMPHDRHWAPFHAVMAIPLLVAFELLLCIYLENHDAVNLKIVFLPLLAFETAILVDNVRMCRALMPGEEESMSDEAIWETLPHFWVAISMVFFIAATIFTLLKLCGDVAALGWWDLFINYGVAECFAFLICTKWHNPAIHRRSHVRPASSSAATVTHLSWNSGLVVSSDEDYQQSRLCSLQDIGGHVMKVPLIGFQILLFMRLEGTPSSARHIPIPVLFAPLLLLQGAGFLFAIYRFVEKLIMLLHSDTGAGIYFRISTPVCNYLGFMHHGSRLLGWWSIDESSSEEQARLYYAGTSGYSTFSPDAVKKMPKSELAEEIWRLQAALSEQTEVTKFSQEEFERLQNEKILCRVCFEEQIDTVLLPCRHHILCSTCSEKCKKCPVCRVYIEERMPVYDV is encoded by the exons ATGAGTTGGAGAAGAGTTCTCAAGTCTTTGCAAGCAGTTTTAGCTCATGGGTTCCTCTTCACTTTCACTCTTCTTCTCGCTCTAAAGCTTGATCGAACGCTTCATCATTCTTGGTG GGtcatttttcttcctctctgGTTGTTTCATGTAGTAGTAGCAAGGGGTAGATTCTCTTTACCTGCTCCTTCGATGCCACATGATCGCCAT TGGGCACCATTTCATGCTGTCATGGCGATACCATTGCTTGTTGCTTTTGAGCTACTTCTCTGTATATATCTCGAGAACCATGATG CTGTGAATCTGAAGATTGTATTTTTGCCCTTGCTAGCATTTGAAACAGCAATTTTGGTTGATAATGTTAG GATGTGCAGGGCTTTAATGCCAGGGGAGGAGGAAAGCATGAGCGATGAAGCAATATGGGAAACCCTGCCT CACTTTTGGGTGGCAATCTCCATGGTCTTTTTTATTGCTGCAACAATCTTCACTCTGTTGAAGCTGTGTG GTGATGTTGCTGCTCTTGGTTGGTGGGACTTGTTCATTAACTATGG TGTTGCAGAGTGTTTTGCCTTTCTTATTTGCACAAAGTGGCATAATCCTGCAATTCATAGACGTTCCCATGTTAGACCAGCCAGCTCATCTGCAGCAACAGTTACGCATCTAAGCTGGAATAGTGGATTAGTAGTATCCTCAGATGAAGATTATCAACAGAGTAGGCTGTGCAGCTTGCAGGACATTGGTGGGCATGTGATGAAAGTTCCTCTAATAGGTTTCCAGATCCTGCTTTTCATGCGCTTAGAG GGAACACCATCCAGTGCTAGACATATACCAATTCCAGTCCTCTTTGCTCCCCTTTTGTTGCTGCAAGGAGCTGGGTTTTTATTTGCTATCTATCGCTTTGTGGAGAAACTTATTATGCTCCTGCATAGTGATACTGGTGCAGGAATCTATTTTAGGATATCCACACCtgtttgtaattatttggggtTTATGCATCATGGATCAAG GTTGTTGGGTTGGTGGTCAATTGATGAATCAAGTAGCGAAGAGCAAGCACGCCTTTATTATGCTGGAACATCAGG GTACAGCACATTCTCACCCGATGCTGTAAAGAAAATGCCAAAATCTGAACTGGCCGAGGAG ATATGGAGGCTACAAGCAGCATTGAGTGAGCAAACAGAGGTCACTAAGTTTAGCCAGGAGGAGTTTGAAAGACTTCAAAAT GAAAAAATTCTATGTAGAGTTTGCTTTGAGGAGCAGATAGATACAGTTCTGCTTCCTTGTAGGCATCACATTCTTTGCAG CACCTGCAGtgaaaagtgcaaaaagtgcCCTGTGTGCCGTGTATATATCGAGGAACGCATGCCTGTATATGATGTGTAG
- the LOC113715452 gene encoding transcription factor bHLH30-like isoform X1, translating to MCDNNIEDQQTDHSSPQTITNSAIQGFQEKLHLQPSGLEMQQHNSTDAYLAAAGGGRSSGGGGLMFPEVSPILPWTIPQVHSFNPVHQFRDHDPFLLPPPPSPYGGLFNRRPPPPGLQFAYEGSSSDHLRLISDTCLGQVVQASSAAPFGLQAELQKMTAQEIMDAKALAASKSHSEAERRRRERINNHLAKLRSLLPNTTKTDKASLLAEVIQHVKELKRQTSLIAESTPVPTEIDELTVDNASDEDGKLVIRASLCCEDRSDLLPDLIKTLKSLRLRTLKAEITTLGGRVKNVLFITGEDDTDSDDQQQQQQQYSISSIQEALKAVMEKTNGDESGSGNVKRQRTNINILEHRSL from the exons ATGTGCGACAACAACATTGAAGATCAACAAACTGATCATTCTTCTCCTCAAACCATAACAAATAGTGCTATTCAGGGCTTCCAAGAAAAGTTACATCTTCAACCAAGCGGGCTAGAGATGCAGCAACACAACAGTACTGATGCATACTTGGCAGCTGCTGGTGGAGGAAGGTCATCAGGAGGAGGAGGACTGATGTTCCCAGAAGTATCACCAATCTTGCCATGGACAATCCCTCAAGTTCACAGCTTCAATCCAGTTCATCAGTTTCGCGATCACGACCCTTTTCTTCTCCCTCCACCACCATCACCCTACGGGGGTTTATTCAATAGGAGACCTCCTCCTCCTGGTCTGCAGTTTGCGTATGAGGGTTCATCATCAGACCATCTCAGGCTTATTTCTGACACCTGTTTAGGTCAAGTGGTTCAAGCTAGTTCAGCAGCTCCTTTTGGGCTTCAAGCTGAGTTGCAAAAAATGACTGCTCAAGAGATCATGGATGCTAAAGCTCTAGCTGCTTCCAAAAGTCATAGTGAAGCTGAGAGGAGACGAAGGGAAAGAATCAATAATCATCTTGCTAAGCTTCGCAGCTTGCTCCCTAATACCACCAAA ACGGATAAGGCATCATTGCTGGCTGAAGTAATACAACATGTGAAGGAGCTAAAGAGGCAGACTTCTTTGATAGCTGAATCAACACCAGTTCCAACTGAGATTGATGAGTTAACAGTTGATAATGCGTCTGATGAGGACGGTAAGTTGGTGATAAGAGCTTCATTGTGCTGCGAAGACAGGTCTGATCTCTTGCCTGATCTCATTAAGACATTAAAGAGTCTGAGGTTGAGAACACTGAAGGCTGAAATAACAACTCTTGGTGGTAGAGTTAAGAATGTTTTGTTCATCACTGGGGAGGATGATACAGACAGTGATgaccagcagcagcagcagcaacagtACTCTATCAGCTCAATACAGGAAGCCCTTAAAGCAGTTATGGAGAAAACCAACGGTGATGAGTCCGGTTCAGGGAATGTTAAGAGACAAAGAACCAACATAAATATCCTTGAACATAGGTCCCTTTAA
- the LOC113716403 gene encoding uncharacterized protein isoform X5, which yields MWAPFHAVMAIPLLVAFELLLCIYLENHDAVNLKIVFLPLLAFETAILVDNVRMCRALMPGEEESMSDEAIWETLPHFWVAISMVFFIAATIFTLLKLCGDVAALGWWDLFINYGVAECFAFLICTKWHNPAIHRRSHVRPASSSAATVTHLSWNSGLVVSSDEDYQQSRLCSLQDIGGHVMKVPLIGFQILLFMRLEGTPSSARHIPIPVLFAPLLLLQGAGFLFAIYRFVEKLIMLLHSDTGAGIYFRISTPVCNYLGFMHHGSRLLGWWSIDESSSEEQARLYYAGTSGYSTFSPDAVKKMPKSELAEEIWRLQAALSEQTEVTKFSQEEFERLQNEKILCRVCFEEQIDTVLLPCRHHILCSTCSEKCKKCPVCRVYIEERMPVYDV from the exons ATG TGGGCACCATTTCATGCTGTCATGGCGATACCATTGCTTGTTGCTTTTGAGCTACTTCTCTGTATATATCTCGAGAACCATGATG CTGTGAATCTGAAGATTGTATTTTTGCCCTTGCTAGCATTTGAAACAGCAATTTTGGTTGATAATGTTAG GATGTGCAGGGCTTTAATGCCAGGGGAGGAGGAAAGCATGAGCGATGAAGCAATATGGGAAACCCTGCCT CACTTTTGGGTGGCAATCTCCATGGTCTTTTTTATTGCTGCAACAATCTTCACTCTGTTGAAGCTGTGTG GTGATGTTGCTGCTCTTGGTTGGTGGGACTTGTTCATTAACTATGG TGTTGCAGAGTGTTTTGCCTTTCTTATTTGCACAAAGTGGCATAATCCTGCAATTCATAGACGTTCCCATGTTAGACCAGCCAGCTCATCTGCAGCAACAGTTACGCATCTAAGCTGGAATAGTGGATTAGTAGTATCCTCAGATGAAGATTATCAACAGAGTAGGCTGTGCAGCTTGCAGGACATTGGTGGGCATGTGATGAAAGTTCCTCTAATAGGTTTCCAGATCCTGCTTTTCATGCGCTTAGAG GGAACACCATCCAGTGCTAGACATATACCAATTCCAGTCCTCTTTGCTCCCCTTTTGTTGCTGCAAGGAGCTGGGTTTTTATTTGCTATCTATCGCTTTGTGGAGAAACTTATTATGCTCCTGCATAGTGATACTGGTGCAGGAATCTATTTTAGGATATCCACACCtgtttgtaattatttggggtTTATGCATCATGGATCAAG GTTGTTGGGTTGGTGGTCAATTGATGAATCAAGTAGCGAAGAGCAAGCACGCCTTTATTATGCTGGAACATCAGG GTACAGCACATTCTCACCCGATGCTGTAAAGAAAATGCCAAAATCTGAACTGGCCGAGGAG ATATGGAGGCTACAAGCAGCATTGAGTGAGCAAACAGAGGTCACTAAGTTTAGCCAGGAGGAGTTTGAAAGACTTCAAAAT GAAAAAATTCTATGTAGAGTTTGCTTTGAGGAGCAGATAGATACAGTTCTGCTTCCTTGTAGGCATCACATTCTTTGCAG CACCTGCAGtgaaaagtgcaaaaagtgcCCTGTGTGCCGTGTATATATCGAGGAACGCATGCCTGTATATGATGTGTAG